One Bacteriovorax sp. PP10 DNA window includes the following coding sequences:
- a CDS encoding putative Na+/H+ antiporter gives MTASTLEIISTILFFIAIVHTFLVSKFEHIADQKVKGSMSANIWHYLAEVEVVFGLWALVFITAYIALSGPTEAIQYLDTLNYTEPAFVFVIMCIAATRPVILLATKIIQFFARLLPFQEKMSFYLSALIIGPLLGSFITEPATMTVTALILLDSFYKEQVSLRFKYATMGLLFVNVSIGGTLTHFAAPPVLMVATKWNWGTLYMLEHFGYKSVLAIIISTALYAFHFRKELSGYVKVKQQKDDYLIPKWWKIFAHVVFLFLVVYTAHHPKVFIGVFCFFLGFVKITEKYQDALKIKTAFLVAFFLAGLVTLGSMQAWWLQPLLSKMGDLTLFLGATALTAITDNAALTYLGSLVDLSDASKYALVAGAVCGGGLTVIANAPNPAGFGILKDTFGADGINPVRLFLYALIPTIISVLCLLMLPSFNY, from the coding sequence ATGACGGCTTCAACGCTCGAAATTATCTCGACGATTTTATTTTTTATCGCAATCGTTCATACATTTTTGGTCAGCAAGTTCGAACATATTGCTGACCAAAAAGTTAAAGGATCAATGAGCGCGAATATTTGGCATTACCTTGCTGAAGTTGAAGTCGTTTTTGGACTGTGGGCGTTGGTTTTTATTACGGCTTACATTGCTCTTTCGGGTCCAACCGAAGCGATCCAGTATCTTGATACATTAAATTACACCGAACCTGCTTTTGTTTTTGTGATCATGTGTATAGCAGCAACAAGACCAGTCATCTTACTTGCGACTAAGATTATTCAATTCTTTGCCAGGCTTCTTCCTTTTCAGGAGAAGATGTCTTTTTATTTATCTGCTTTAATTATCGGGCCATTGCTTGGATCTTTTATTACAGAGCCGGCAACGATGACGGTCACAGCGCTTATTTTGCTTGATAGCTTTTACAAAGAACAAGTCTCACTGAGATTTAAATACGCAACAATGGGACTACTTTTTGTTAACGTTTCCATTGGGGGAACGCTGACTCATTTTGCAGCTCCGCCTGTTTTAATGGTCGCGACAAAATGGAACTGGGGAACTCTTTATATGCTCGAGCACTTCGGGTATAAATCAGTTCTGGCGATTATTATCTCAACTGCACTTTATGCATTCCATTTTAGAAAAGAGCTAAGCGGGTATGTAAAAGTAAAACAACAAAAAGATGATTATCTTATCCCGAAGTGGTGGAAGATTTTTGCTCACGTTGTCTTTTTATTTTTAGTTGTCTATACAGCTCATCATCCAAAAGTTTTCATTGGAGTTTTTTGTTTCTTCCTAGGATTTGTAAAAATCACCGAGAAGTATCAGGATGCTCTAAAAATTAAAACAGCATTTCTCGTTGCCTTTTTCCTGGCGGGATTAGTGACTCTAGGTTCAATGCAGGCATGGTGGCTTCAACCGTTATTATCAAAGATGGGTGATCTGACATTATTTTTGGGAGCGACAGCTCTGACGGCCATTACAGACAATGCGGCCTTGACTTATCTAGGTTCACTAGTCGATCTCTCAGATGCATCTAAATACGCTTTAGTGGCAGGAGCGGTGTGTGGTGGTGGATTAACGGTTATTGCAAACGCTCCAAACCCAGCTGGATTTGGAATTCTAAAAGATACATTTGGTGCTGATGGAATTAATCCAGTAAGACTTTTCTTGTATGCATTAATACCCACAATCATTTCTGTCTTATGTTTATTAATGCTCCCAAGTTTTAATTATTAA
- a CDS encoding branched-chain amino acid aminotransferase produces the protein MTQITIDPGLKKAISDYQLPETLGFGNVMTPVMASCTYEKGKWGPLELLPYGPITMYPTAKVLHYAQEIFEGMKAYRVNGQGPFIFRPEENYLRFNRSAERMAMPHIPHNIFMDSVFELVSYTANFVPRRSGESLYLRPFMFATEESLGIKPAEKFRFMVIASASGSYFSNTSEGLSVYIERENARAFPGGTGFAKAGGNYAAGLSAAIKTKQLGFVQTLWLDARERKYIEEMSGMNVFVVINNELCTPKISDTILDGITRKSLIALARDSGYTVHEKNIDINELIEDIRAGRCTEAFACGTAAIITPINYFGESDGERIPLHFPEGKISMELREKLLAIQEGRVADTYKWIATVEPKTLP, from the coding sequence ATGACTCAAATTACGATAGACCCTGGTCTAAAAAAGGCCATTTCAGATTACCAACTTCCAGAGACTTTAGGTTTTGGTAATGTCATGACTCCGGTGATGGCGAGCTGTACTTATGAAAAAGGAAAATGGGGGCCACTAGAGCTTCTTCCTTACGGCCCGATCACAATGTATCCGACAGCAAAAGTTCTGCATTACGCTCAGGAAATTTTTGAAGGAATGAAAGCTTACCGTGTAAATGGTCAAGGCCCTTTCATCTTCCGTCCGGAAGAAAACTACTTGCGCTTCAACCGTTCTGCAGAAAGAATGGCGATGCCACATATACCTCATAATATTTTTATGGATTCAGTTTTCGAACTCGTGTCTTATACAGCGAACTTCGTTCCAAGAAGATCAGGTGAATCACTTTATCTTCGTCCGTTTATGTTTGCGACTGAAGAGTCTCTAGGAATTAAGCCTGCTGAAAAATTCCGTTTCATGGTTATTGCTTCAGCGTCTGGATCATATTTTTCAAACACATCTGAAGGACTTTCAGTTTACATCGAAAGAGAAAATGCACGCGCTTTCCCTGGTGGAACTGGGTTTGCAAAAGCTGGTGGAAACTATGCTGCTGGTTTATCTGCGGCCATCAAAACAAAACAATTAGGATTTGTTCAGACACTTTGGCTTGATGCCAGAGAAAGAAAATACATCGAAGAAATGTCAGGGATGAACGTTTTTGTTGTGATCAACAATGAACTTTGTACTCCGAAAATCAGCGATACAATCTTAGATGGTATTACAAGAAAATCATTAATCGCTCTTGCTCGCGACTCTGGTTACACAGTTCACGAAAAAAATATCGACATCAATGAATTGATTGAAGATATAAGAGCTGGAAGATGTACTGAGGCCTTCGCTTGCGGAACAGCGGCCATCATTACGCCGATTAACTACTTTGGTGAATCAGATGGAGAGCGTATCCCTCTTCACTTCCCTGAAGGAAAAATCTCAATGGAGTTAAGAGAAAAGCTTCTGGCGATTCAAGAAGGACGTGTCGCTGATACGTACAAATGGATTGCGACAGTTGAGCCGAAAACTCTTCCTTAA
- a CDS encoding chemotaxis protein CheA produces MDDFEKEVKLDFLTEALQLLDDSEQAFLALESDKHNADLMNQIFRLAHNLKGTSRAVGFGDVAEFTHEFENLILQLKEGKLEITDAIVSLLLECNDHVSVMIKMLNMDLNSRFDSKEIIEKILSALAGKLVVAAKPQATETHEEVVDEETFSSEEISAEDIALLQSFEDNLNAPAEVLSMEQKEKRAESFFPSEKPAMAAAPVVAPIEGVVVQDQKKAAAVKGNNEDDSIRVSLARVEMLNNVVGELVIIQTVLNQHREEIENPLMLKSLSQLAKLSKEIQNISMSLRMVPLKQTLQKMQRIVRDTSKALDKKVVLELVGEETEIDKTVLEHLADPLVHIVRNAVDHGLESTEGRLAAGKDEAGVVTIKAFHEGNNLVIEISDDGKGINAKVIREKAIEKGVISANATMSEEEIVNLIFHPGFSTKSEVSEISGRGVGMDVVKTNIEKLSGEVKVITEIGKGSKFKVVLPLTLAIIEAMITKIGDERYIIPLGQVYESLSPTADIVHHVNGVGDCLKIRGEVIPLFKISKALQRNLNEKPLHEQIAIIVNTNERSFAVLVDDILHQQQVVIKKLGEEIKNQKGFMGSSILGDGRPAFILDLIELFAGSMKKKKSTFIDDMAA; encoded by the coding sequence ATGGATGATTTTGAAAAAGAAGTTAAGTTAGATTTTTTAACGGAAGCACTTCAACTGTTGGATGATTCTGAGCAGGCGTTTTTGGCACTGGAAAGTGACAAGCATAATGCTGATCTTATGAATCAGATTTTCAGACTCGCACATAACTTGAAGGGAACTTCGAGAGCTGTAGGTTTTGGAGATGTAGCAGAGTTCACTCATGAATTCGAAAACCTGATTTTACAATTGAAAGAAGGGAAGCTCGAAATCACTGATGCTATCGTATCACTTCTTCTTGAGTGTAACGATCACGTAAGTGTCATGATCAAAATGTTGAACATGGACTTGAACTCTCGTTTTGATTCAAAAGAAATCATCGAGAAAATTCTTTCAGCTCTTGCTGGGAAACTGGTTGTGGCCGCAAAACCACAAGCGACTGAAACACACGAAGAAGTCGTAGACGAAGAAACATTTTCATCAGAAGAAATTTCAGCAGAAGATATCGCTCTACTTCAGAGCTTTGAAGATAATTTAAATGCTCCGGCAGAAGTTCTTTCAATGGAACAAAAAGAAAAAAGAGCAGAGTCATTTTTTCCTTCTGAAAAACCAGCAATGGCCGCAGCTCCGGTTGTTGCACCAATTGAAGGTGTGGTTGTTCAAGATCAAAAGAAAGCTGCAGCTGTTAAAGGAAATAACGAAGACGACAGTATCCGTGTGAGTTTAGCTCGCGTTGAAATGTTGAACAACGTTGTTGGAGAGTTGGTTATCATCCAGACTGTGTTAAACCAACACAGAGAGGAAATTGAAAACCCTCTAATGTTAAAATCACTTTCTCAGTTGGCAAAACTTTCAAAAGAAATTCAAAACATTTCAATGAGCCTAAGAATGGTTCCATTGAAGCAGACTCTTCAAAAGATGCAAAGAATTGTCCGCGATACTTCTAAGGCCCTTGATAAAAAAGTTGTCCTGGAGTTAGTGGGTGAAGAGACAGAAATTGATAAAACAGTATTAGAGCATTTAGCGGATCCACTAGTTCACATCGTAAGAAACGCTGTTGACCACGGTCTTGAGTCGACTGAAGGTCGTCTTGCTGCCGGTAAAGATGAAGCTGGAGTGGTAACGATTAAAGCGTTCCACGAAGGAAATAACCTTGTTATCGAAATCAGCGATGACGGAAAAGGGATCAACGCAAAAGTCATTCGCGAAAAAGCGATTGAGAAAGGTGTGATCTCAGCAAACGCTACAATGAGTGAAGAAGAAATCGTAAATTTAATCTTCCACCCGGGATTCTCGACGAAATCAGAAGTTTCAGAAATTTCTGGACGTGGAGTTGGGATGGATGTTGTTAAGACCAACATCGAAAAACTTTCTGGGGAAGTAAAAGTTATCACAGAGATCGGGAAAGGATCAAAATTCAAAGTTGTTCTTCCATTAACTCTGGCGATTATCGAAGCAATGATCACGAAAATCGGTGATGAAAGATACATTATCCCTCTGGGACAAGTGTATGAGTCTCTTTCTCCGACAGCTGATATCGTTCACCACGTAAATGGTGTGGGTGACTGTTTGAAAATCAGAGGGGAAGTTATCCCGCTATTTAAGATTTCAAAAGCACTTCAAAGAAATCTTAATGAGAAACCACTGCACGAACAAATCGCGATCATCGTTAACACGAATGAGAGAAGTTTTGCAGTACTGGTTGACGATATTTTACACCAACAACAAGTTGTTATTAAGAAGTTGGGTGAAGAAATTAAGAACCAAAAAGGATTCATGGGTAGCTCGATTCTTGGAGACGGACGCCCGGCATTCATCTTGGATTTAATTGAATTGTTTGCAGGATCAATGAAGAAGAAAAAATCAACTTTTATAGACGACATGGCCGCATAG